The following are from one region of the Sorghum bicolor cultivar BTx623 chromosome 2, Sorghum_bicolor_NCBIv3, whole genome shotgun sequence genome:
- the LOC110433095 gene encoding uncharacterized protein LOC110433095 isoform X3, with protein MELSTPIGSSLARTAAMALVSPNLKVGLQITNQMCVRGMQLQCQFSHRLPSVSCSMLLNTQPSQRTNHKDCGLLQVQCTQNLMQSSVSFSDFSVSVCTKEDGLIKLQVNVSGTMTDSIFEKVFTKNVAAAQPLPGFRRMKGDIPKEVALHLIGPSKVKKETIKKIINSTVAEYVQKEGLTASKNLKVQQSYEELEAAFEPGKEFCFDATVHLQ; from the exons ATGGAGTTATCCACTCCCATCGGGAGCTCCCTTGCTAGAACTGCGGCCATGGCCCTCGTCAGCCCCAACCTCAAG GTTGGTCTGCAGATAACCAATCAAATGTGTGTGAGGGGGATGCAACTTCAGTGCCAATTTTCTCATAGACTACCATCTGTATCTTGTTCAATGTTGTTAAACACACAACCTTCACAACG AACCAACCATAAAGATTGTGGTTTGCTTCAGGTGCAAT GTACACAAAACCTGATGCAGTCGTCAGTATCTTTCAGTGACTTCTCTGTTTCAGTGTGTACTAAAGAGGATGGTCTGATAAAG CTACAGGTAAATGTATCTGGCACAATGACAGATTCTATCTTCGAGAAAGTTTTCACGAAGAATGTTGCCGCCGCACAACCCCTTCCTGGCTTTCGACGAATGAAAGGCG AT ATTCCAAAAGAAGTCGCTCTACACTTAATTGGACCATCAAAAGTGAAGAAAGAAACCATCAAGAAAATTATAAATAGCACGGTTGCTGAGTATGTTCAAAAG GAGGGCCTGACTGCATCGAAGAATCTGAAAGTTCAGCAGAGCTATGAAGAACTTGAAGCAGCATTTGAACCAGGGAAAGAATTTTGCTTTGACGCAACAGTTCATTtacaataa
- the LOC110433095 gene encoding uncharacterized protein LOC110433095 isoform X1: MELSTPIGSSLARTAAMALVSPNLKVGLQITNQMCVRGMQLQCQFSHRLPSVSCSMLLNTQPSQRTNHKDCGLLQVQCTQNLMQSSVSFSDFSVSVCTKEDGLIKLQVNVSGTMTDSIFEKVFTKNVAAAQPLPGFRRMKGGKTPDIPKEVALHLIGPSKVKKETIKKIINSTVAEYVQKEGLTASKNLKVQQSYEELEAAFEPGKEFCFDATVHLQ; encoded by the exons ATGGAGTTATCCACTCCCATCGGGAGCTCCCTTGCTAGAACTGCGGCCATGGCCCTCGTCAGCCCCAACCTCAAG GTTGGTCTGCAGATAACCAATCAAATGTGTGTGAGGGGGATGCAACTTCAGTGCCAATTTTCTCATAGACTACCATCTGTATCTTGTTCAATGTTGTTAAACACACAACCTTCACAACG AACCAACCATAAAGATTGTGGTTTGCTTCAGGTGCAAT GTACACAAAACCTGATGCAGTCGTCAGTATCTTTCAGTGACTTCTCTGTTTCAGTGTGTACTAAAGAGGATGGTCTGATAAAG CTACAGGTAAATGTATCTGGCACAATGACAGATTCTATCTTCGAGAAAGTTTTCACGAAGAATGTTGCCGCCGCACAACCCCTTCCTGGCTTTCGACGAATGAAAGGCG GGAAAACTCCAGAT ATTCCAAAAGAAGTCGCTCTACACTTAATTGGACCATCAAAAGTGAAGAAAGAAACCATCAAGAAAATTATAAATAGCACGGTTGCTGAGTATGTTCAAAAG GAGGGCCTGACTGCATCGAAGAATCTGAAAGTTCAGCAGAGCTATGAAGAACTTGAAGCAGCATTTGAACCAGGGAAAGAATTTTGCTTTGACGCAACAGTTCATTtacaataa
- the LOC110433095 gene encoding uncharacterized protein LOC110433095 isoform X2, with translation MELSTPIGSSLARTAAMALVSPNLKVGLQITNQMCVRGMQLQCQFSHRLPSVSCSMLLNTQPSQRTNHKDCGLLQVQCTQNLMQSSVSFSDFSVSVCTKEDGLIKVNVSGTMTDSIFEKVFTKNVAAAQPLPGFRRMKGGKTPDIPKEVALHLIGPSKVKKETIKKIINSTVAEYVQKEGLTASKNLKVQQSYEELEAAFEPGKEFCFDATVHLQ, from the exons ATGGAGTTATCCACTCCCATCGGGAGCTCCCTTGCTAGAACTGCGGCCATGGCCCTCGTCAGCCCCAACCTCAAG GTTGGTCTGCAGATAACCAATCAAATGTGTGTGAGGGGGATGCAACTTCAGTGCCAATTTTCTCATAGACTACCATCTGTATCTTGTTCAATGTTGTTAAACACACAACCTTCACAACG AACCAACCATAAAGATTGTGGTTTGCTTCAGGTGCAAT GTACACAAAACCTGATGCAGTCGTCAGTATCTTTCAGTGACTTCTCTGTTTCAGTGTGTACTAAAGAGGATGGTCTGATAAAG GTAAATGTATCTGGCACAATGACAGATTCTATCTTCGAGAAAGTTTTCACGAAGAATGTTGCCGCCGCACAACCCCTTCCTGGCTTTCGACGAATGAAAGGCG GGAAAACTCCAGAT ATTCCAAAAGAAGTCGCTCTACACTTAATTGGACCATCAAAAGTGAAGAAAGAAACCATCAAGAAAATTATAAATAGCACGGTTGCTGAGTATGTTCAAAAG GAGGGCCTGACTGCATCGAAGAATCTGAAAGTTCAGCAGAGCTATGAAGAACTTGAAGCAGCATTTGAACCAGGGAAAGAATTTTGCTTTGACGCAACAGTTCATTtacaataa
- the LOC110433095 gene encoding uncharacterized protein LOC110433095 isoform X4, whose translation MELSTPIGSSLARTAAMALVSPNLKVGLQITNQMCVRGMQLQCQFSHRLPSVSCSMLLNTQPSQRTNHKDCGLLQVQCTQNLMQSSVSFSDFSVSVCTKEDGLIKVNVSGTMTDSIFEKVFTKNVAAAQPLPGFRRMKGDIPKEVALHLIGPSKVKKETIKKIINSTVAEYVQKEGLTASKNLKVQQSYEELEAAFEPGKEFCFDATVHLQ comes from the exons ATGGAGTTATCCACTCCCATCGGGAGCTCCCTTGCTAGAACTGCGGCCATGGCCCTCGTCAGCCCCAACCTCAAG GTTGGTCTGCAGATAACCAATCAAATGTGTGTGAGGGGGATGCAACTTCAGTGCCAATTTTCTCATAGACTACCATCTGTATCTTGTTCAATGTTGTTAAACACACAACCTTCACAACG AACCAACCATAAAGATTGTGGTTTGCTTCAGGTGCAAT GTACACAAAACCTGATGCAGTCGTCAGTATCTTTCAGTGACTTCTCTGTTTCAGTGTGTACTAAAGAGGATGGTCTGATAAAG GTAAATGTATCTGGCACAATGACAGATTCTATCTTCGAGAAAGTTTTCACGAAGAATGTTGCCGCCGCACAACCCCTTCCTGGCTTTCGACGAATGAAAGGCG AT ATTCCAAAAGAAGTCGCTCTACACTTAATTGGACCATCAAAAGTGAAGAAAGAAACCATCAAGAAAATTATAAATAGCACGGTTGCTGAGTATGTTCAAAAG GAGGGCCTGACTGCATCGAAGAATCTGAAAGTTCAGCAGAGCTATGAAGAACTTGAAGCAGCATTTGAACCAGGGAAAGAATTTTGCTTTGACGCAACAGTTCATTtacaataa